TGCAATCAAGAGCGCTGTTAGCCCCGGGGTTGCGGGATGTTCAGTGCGCTAAAAAAGGGAGCTACGCGCTCCGTGACTGCGCGTAGCTGGATGTCACGACGTAAAAATCTTCGGTTTTTGTTTTGAGAGACCGGGCGCGCACTGATGCTCGTGGTCGATCAAGCTAGATCGAAAGAAACAACCGCCATGACACCGCGACCGGAAATGCGCGGTTCCTGAGCATCTGATCCAGCAACAGTGTCGCGAAGATTTATCGCCTGCTGCTGATCTCCAAGCAATAGCACTGCGGAACCTTGAACAAGGATGCCAAGTTGACCATCAAAGAGGTACTGTTCACGCTTCTTCGATAACTCAACGACTCGAACGGTCGGGCGAACCTTCTGCGGATCCGCGGCAACATAAACCGTGAGCAGTTCTTCGGTGGGTTGGCTGGCTTCTACTGGGGCGGAGGACGTGAACTTCAGTGGACGCAATGGTTCTAGACCATGTGGCTCACCTTCGACCTCCAGCTGCACGAAGTCTCCAGCAATCAGGGTCATCACTTGCGCAGGTAGAGCTGCGGTGAAGGATGCTTCCTTTTCGATGGAGCGAATGGATACCTGCCAGGTAGCTTCGGCCTCGGAACTGCGCTGCAAGGTGCCAGCATCAGAGAGGGTGCCCGCGGCGATGAGGCGGACCTGCCCTAGCTCCCATTGCTTCTTAGCGCTCTTGGACAATTCAAGAATGGATTCCGGCGCAAAAGTAGCCTGTGCTTCGCTCATGGTTCGAGTCTACTTGCCTGTGACCATGCGCAACTGACCAACCAGTTGTGTCGTGTCATCGGCACGAATGGGGCCAGTTAATTTTGTTGTTGCACACGATGAAAGCACTCCAGGATTTCTGCACCTCCGCGCAGCTGGATGCTAACTCCGGGGGCTCATTTATGGGGTGGTCAGAGTGCTAGATTCCGTCGGCAAGCATTAGATGTGACATGAAAAGCTACAGCGATCCTCAGTGGAAGAACTAAGAATTTTTCGCGCTGGGAAGGACCTAAAGCCCTAGAAAAGTAACTGAACGTACAGAGTTCTGGAAAATTTCTACGTTCTTCGCTTACTCTGGGTATGTGACTGCAACCACATGGAACCGTGCGACGACGCCGGAAAATGGCAATGGCTCCGGAGAAACACCGGAGATGGATGCTATTGCCTTGGGACGTAGGATTCGCTTCCTTCGCAAGAGCAAACAGATGACTTTGGACGATGTATCGGCCGTGGTCGATACCGCGCCGAGCCAACTTTCCCTCATTGAAAACGGAAAGCGTGAGCCGAAACTCTCTCTGCTCAAAGCCTTAGCCGGAGTTTTCGATGTTGGCGTTGATGACCTTTTGGGCACTGAACCTCCCTCACGCCGAGCTGCTTTGGAAATTGAACTTGAGCGCGCGCAGCGTGGCCCGCTCTACGAGTCTTTGGGTCTTCCAACAGTGCGCGTAGGCACCCGTCTTCCTATGGACGTGCTCGAATCATTGGTGGGACTGCAACACGAACTCGAACGACGACTGAATGAACAGGCTGCGACTCCGGAAGAAGCCCGACGAGCTAATACTGCGTTGCGCCAGGAGATGCGACGTCGCAATAACTATTACAAGGATATTGAGCAGGAAGCTGCCAAAGTGCTCTCGGCCGTCGGTCACGATGCCGGACCACTTTCTCATCACCGTGCAGCAGACATTGCCGAGCATTTAGGCTTCAGCTTGCGTTTTGTGGGAAATTTGCCGCACTCCACACGATCCGTGACCGATCTGAAAAACATGCGTATTTACCTGACTCAGGCTAATCGGACTGAGCATGATCCGCGGTCGGTTCTACTGCAGGCCTTGGGGCATCACGTTCTGGGGCATAAGACCCCTACGGATTATTTTGATTTCCTCTCCCAACGCGTGGCCACCAACTACTTTGCAGCGGCGTTGATGTTGCCGGAGAAATCAACAGTTGAGTATCTGCGCAGGGCCAAGAATAACCGAGAGTTGGCTATTGAGGATTTGCGCGATGCTTTTGCGGTGTCTTATGAATCCGCCGCGCACCGATTCACGAATCTCGCCACCGAACACCTTGGTATGACCTGTCACTTCCAAAAGGTTCATGAGTCCGGAATTTTGCATAAGGCCTATGAGAATGATCGTGTGAACTTCCCTGCGGACCACACCGGCGCTATCGAAGGGCAGACTATCTGCCGATATTGGACCAGCCGTGTCGTCTTTGAACAGATGGATAAATTCCGATCTTTTGAGCAATATACCGATACCGTCAACGGCACCTTTTGGTGTTCTGCACGTACCGAACGGCACTCATCAGGATTGTATTCGCTTTCTATTGGTGTCCCTTTTGAGCACGTGAAATGGTTCCGTGGGCGCGATACCAAGGAACGCTGTCAGTCCACCTGCCCTGACGAAAATTGCTGCCGTCGTCCACCAGCCCACCTCTCTGACCAGTGGTTTGGAAATGCTTGGCCAGCTACGCGTGCCAACACTCACCTGCTGGCGGCGATGCCCACGGGAGCTTTCCCCGGTGTGGATGAAACTGAGGTTTATAGTTTCTTGCAACGCCAGGAAGGGTGAGTCTGTGGATTTTTCACAGATGTTCTTGCCGGTCAGACGCGTCGAAGCTATTGATCCGGACGCACTGCTCAGAAACCAGCAGTGGCCCTTTGTTTTACCGGTGGTGCGTCAGTTGCTTCATGAAGGTCTGGATTTTGGGCAAGTGACCATCATTGTTGGTGAGAACGGAACTGGAAAATCGACGCTCGTTGAAGCCTTGGCGATGGCTTATGGAATGAACGCCGAGGGTGGATCAACCGGTGCCATGAATGCGACGCGACCCAGCGAATCAGAATTATGGCAACAGTTGAAACTTGAGCGTGGTGCCGCTGCCTCGCGCAAGGGATTCTTCTTGCGTGCTGAAACCATGCATAATTTTTATACCTATCTTGAAGAGTCAAGATTCCAAACTAGATTGCACGAGCGTAGCCACGGTGAGTCATTCCTTGATCTCGTGGAAGAGCGAGTCCCATTTATCCAGGGCTTATGGATCTTGGATGAGCCGGAATCCGCGTTGTCTCTTGCTGGCTGCGCAAGACTGATGAAGCTACTGCGAACCATCGCTGATGGGGGATCACAGATCATCATTTCCACCCATTCCCCGATGCTCGCTACGTTCCCAGAGGCGCAGATTCTGGAAGTTGGAGCGTGGGGATTACGGGAGAGCCAGTTTGAACACTTACAGCTCGTGCGTCAGTGGCAAGAGTTCTTCGATAACCCACACGGTTATTGGTTGCGCGACTCAGACTAGAGTGCGTATCGGGAGATGAAGTCGACGGACGCACTGGCCAGCCAGGCGCCATCTTGTGCCACTGTTCGTTTGGAACGAGCTACTTTGAAGGAGTGATTACCGCCTTCAAACCAAACTAGTTCGGCCGATTCATTGAGGTTCGCAACGACTGCTTCCATTTTTGATGGGTTGGCGAAGGGATCCTTGGTACCTTCCAAAAACAGCATGGGAACCGTCAATGGGTAGAGATGCTCGTCGCGAAGCTTGTCTTCCTTCTTTGGAGCGTGCAGCGGATAACCCAAGAAGATCAAAGCTTTTGCTGGCATCCCCTCGGCGATAGCCAACGAAGCCATCCGTCCACCAAAGGACTTGCCAGCAACGACTACTGGAAGCCCGCTGGCTAAATGATCATCAACCCATGCACGTACCTGATGCCAAACGGCAATTGCGGTCGGTGCTTTATCGGGGAACTTCTTTCCGGCATCCATATATGGAAAATTGAAGCTCAAGACGCTGATTCCCAGGTCCGCGACGGCTTGTGCATAACCAGTCATGAACTCATGATTCTTACCGGCACCAGATCCGTGAGCCAGAATCATGAACGCGCGAGCTTTCTCTGCCGGGTACAAGAGGGCGCTGAGCTCGGAGTCATTAAACGGAATCGATAGTTCTTGGGTCATAACGTCAACCCTAGAGCGTGCTCTTTCCGCTCAAAGAATCTATGGGGTAGATGTTGGTGCTTATTGCAGCCATTCTTCCCGTGGGGAGGTGGTCGTATCTTCACCGCCTCGGGCGATGACGGTGAGCTTTTCAACTTGCTCCCCAACGGCAGCTTTGTCATTGATCTTGATGAGCATGTTTGAGGCGACGAAACCCGACGCAGGCATGTCGTAAGTACCATCCATCCAAGGACCGTCTTTGATCGTGACAACAAGTTCACCGAAGGCAGGTGAGGTTACTTTATCTACGTAGGCGTGTGGGTCGTCGGGAAGGCAGCTGCGGTACACCTCTAGGGTGGTAATTTCTGCGTGGCACATCGACTCGTATACGTCGTTCATGCCCGATAGCCACTGCACGTATTTTTCGTTGGCCCAGGCTTTGCGGTCGTTGGGATCTGCGCCGGTGCGAGCTCGCGAGTAAGTTCCTGAATTCTTGCCGTCCTCGGTGGCGAAAGTGACGCTTTCAAACTCTGGCGATTTCTCGCCGACGCTCTCGAACATTATTCGACCCATGAAACGCAGTTCATCCTCGCGTGTCTCATAACTTTCCTGCATTCCGTCCCGGTTAAAGATCATGCTGTTATCCAAATAAATATTCAGAACGCCCTCTTTTGGAGACTCCCACGAGGTCATCAAATTATAGGGATACAGGAATCCTTGCGTGGATTTGATGCCAGAATTGTCTTTCCACATTTGAATTTTTGAGTCAGCCCAGGCTTGGCCGGTGAGGGGCGTTGACGTTGCCTCTGTAGGAGACGGGGCGAGCGAGTTTTCGGCCAGCTCAACGTCAGCAGTCGTAGCTGTTGCGCTGGAAACTGCTGGCGTGGTTGCGGCGCTTGTCGGTTCTGCAGGAGATTCTGGGCTTTGGGTTGCGCTACATCCAGTCATCAAGATGGCCGCCAAGGATAAGGTCATGAGACTTCGGACGCGCAAGATTAGCTCCTAGTAGAGTGATGAATTCTCAGTCTATTAGGAATGAATCAACAAAAGCTATTAATTAGAGAAACTGAGCGAAAACCCTAATGATTCCATGTTCGAAATCTGATCCTTCGGTGAGCCCCAATGAACTCGGTTAACTGATGTGCTCAGGGCGCACAAAAGGGGCTTGTTGCCCGGGGCAAAAGCCCCGGGCAACAAGCCCCCTTGAAGCTGGCGCTACCTAGTTATTGAAGAAGCTAGGTACCTGCTCGCTCTGCGCCGGTGGGGTTGGCGCATCAACCTTCTTGCGCACCACCAACTTGTCCTCAGCAAAGTCCACCAAGACGGTGTCGCCGGCAGTCAGCGAATCATCGATCAGCAGATCGGCGATGGCATCTTGTACCTTACGCTGAACCAGTCGGCGTAGTGGTCGAGCACCAAACTCAGGGTCGTATCCCTCGGACGCCAACCAGTTCACGGCTGCTTCGCTGACTTCCAGATCCAGTTCCTGATCTGCCAGGTGCTGCTGCGTATCAGCGATGACCAGTTTGACGATCTGGCCGATCTCCGACTGCGACAGCTTGGAGAAGAGCAGGACCTCATCAAGACGGTTCAAGAACTCGGGGCGCATGAACTCGCGCACCTTGCTCATCACCTTGGCGCGGATCTCGCTGGCTTCGCTACCGGCCTTGGCCGAGGTGAAGCCGAAGTTACCGGCCCGGTTAGCCAGGTACTCACCACCGAGGTTACTGGTCATCAGGATCAGCGTGTTCGAGAAGTCCACGGTGCGGCCTGAAGAGTCGGTCAAACGGCCGTCATCGAGCACCTGCAACAGCACGTTGAACACATCCGGATGGGCCTTCTCAATCTCGTCAAGCAGGATCACCGAGTATGGGTTACGTCGTACCTTCTCGGTCAACTGGCCTGGTTCGTCGTGGCCAACATAGCCCGGAGGGGCACCAATCAGGCGTGCAACGGTGTGCTTCTCTCCGTACTCGCTCATATCCACGCGCACCAACGAATCGGACGAACCGAAGAGGTTGGTAGCTAGCGCCTTGGCCAATTCGGTCTTACCCACGCCAGTTGGGCCCAGGAAGAGGAACGAACCGATCGGACGTCCTGCCGGGGATAGCCCGGTGCGGTTACGGCGCACGGCACGAGCCACTGCGGACACCGCATCCTTCTGGCCGATAACCGAAGCATGTAGGGCCTGTTCCAGCGTTGCCAGACGCGACTTGTCATCGCCCGTGATCCGGGAGGTCGGAATGCCCGTGGAACGGGAGATGACCTCAGAGATCTGAGCCTCGTCTACCACTCGCGTGATCCCGGCATCGCCGGCCTCTTCAGCAGCGTTAATCCGCGCCGTGAGCTCGGCGATGTGATCGCGCCAGGCACTAGCATCTTCATAACGTTCCTCGCCGATGGCACGAGACTTCTCACGTTCGGCTTCCACCAGATCGGCGCGCAGGGACTGCACGTCTTCGGTATCGCCAGCAGCGATGGAACGACGAGCACCAGCGATATCGATCAGATCGATGGCCTTGTCCGGAAGCTGGCGATCGGTCAGGTAGCGAGCCGACAGTGCCACGGCTGCCTTGAGAGCTGCCGGGGTGTACTGCACCTGGTGGTGATCCTCGTAGGACTCACGCAGGCCTTCCAAAATAGCCAGGGCGACTTCCTGAGATGGCTCGTCAACCATGACCTTGCCGAAGCGGCGGGCCAGAGCGCTGTCCTTCTCTACCTTGCGGAATTCGTCGAGGGTGGTGGCGCCGATCAGGTGCAGCTCTCCACGAGCCAACCGTGGCTTGAGGATATTGGCGGCATCCATGTTTCCGGACTCGCCGGAACCTGCCCCTACGAGCAGATGCATCTCGTCGATGAATACCAGTACCTGACCTTCTGCGTCGGCAATTTCCTCCAGTAGGCCGGTGAGGCGCTGTTCGAAATCACCGCGGTATCGGGTGCCGGCCAACATTCCGGGCAGATCGATGGAGATCAGTCGGGAACCACGAATTTGCTCGGGGACCTCGTCATCAACGATGGCACGCGCCAGGCCCTCGGCAATGGCGGTCTTACCTACGCCAGCTTCACCGATGAGCACCGGATTGTTCTTGGTACGGCGAGCAAGGATCTCAACAACCTGATCCAGCTCGTCATCACGCCCGATGACCGGATCAATTTGTCCGTCAGCAGCCAGTGCGGTCAGATCAGTACCGTAGCGTTCGAGCATGGAAGCATCGGAGTCTTCCTGGCCCTGATCCTGGCCGCCATTTTGGGCGCGCTGCGCCTGTTCCATGGCTGCCTGCTGGAGGGACTGGCCGGTGATTCCGTGTTGGGCCAGCAGGTGACTGACCGGGGATTCCGGGTTGAACACAAAAGCGAGGAAGAGGTGGTCCGGGTCGATGTAGGTCGAACCGTAGTTACGGGCTACCTGGTAGGCATCGAAGAGACTGCGCTGGGCAGCCGAGGATAGCCGGGTTGGCTTTTCGCCTTTTTCTTGGCTCTTTGGCATGTGCGCGATGGTATCCTGGCTTAGAGCTTCGATGTCGATGCCCATGGCGGTGAGGTGTTCACCGATAGGTTCGGTACGAATCAGGGCAGCGAGCAGGTGCAGGGAGTCAATTTCGTCGTGCCCGTGCTCGTGCGAGATGGCCGCAGCCGTTGCTACTGCTTCGTGCGTACGCGTGGAAAGCAGGCGAGTAATGTCGATGGGACGCGCTGCCTGAGCCCGTGACGAGAGGAACCGAGAGAGGAATTCCTCAAACGAGCCGTCTGAGGGTGCACCAAAAAATGCTGGCAAGTGAGCCTCCTAGTAGAAACTTGAGCGGTCTATGCTCATGTTCAACGCTGTAGGCTTCAGGATATTCCCGTGGCTCGCAAAATATCTTTCTGAGCGTCGGATGTCACACTGCCAGTGAACGAAATTTAGTCTTTGTGGATTTCGACAATTCCCATGCGCGCCGCTGCCACGAGTGCTTGCACGCGATCGCGAACTTCAAGCTTGGCGAAGATTTTTGCCATGTGAGTCTTGACCGTAGTTTCGGTGATGCCCAGAGTTTTAGAGATTTCTGGGTTATTTAATCCCTGAGCAAGTAATTTAAGAATTTGAATTTCTCTACTGGTAATCCCCAGATCATAAATGAGATCTTCGACGGTTTGCGAATTATCGACATACGCATTGCGAACGGCCGAAATTAGGTCCGAAGAAACCGAAGGTGAAATGGCGGCGGTACCCTGATGAACTGCATGAACCGCATTAATAATTTCATCCGGCTCAGAATCTTTAACAAGGTATCCGCTGGCGCCAGCGGTGAGGACTGGAATCAGATATTCATCCGATGAAAATGCCGTAATTGCAAGGATTGCTGGGCTGTCTATGTGGGATTTGATGGCGCGAGTAGCGCTAACCCCATCCATGATTGGCATCTGCAAATCCATCAGAACTACGTCGACCTCATGGTCCGAACAATACTCGATTGCCTGCTTCCCATTTTCTGCAGAAAATACGGTTACAATTCCGTGATCCGTTGCTAGGATTGTGCTCAACGCATGTCGAATAAGGGGTTCATCATCGACGATTAGGACCTTGATTTGTTCCATTTGTTTCCTTTGAGTCGATGTTTTTGACCGCCAATCGGCCTGTTCACTTGAAAGTATATAAGTTAACGAGATTTGGGGTTCGTTATGAAGGCTTTGAAGATGCTGGCTGTCGCCGCATTGGTTTTGACACCTTTGACTGCAGTTGCGGCTCCCGCATCTGCGGACTCGGGGCAGATCGGCTCTGGTTCGGTGGCCACACCAGCGGGTTGGGGTGCAGACTTCGGCATGTGGCTCTGCAAGCACTACGGTGTGAGTTGTCCGTAACCGATCTATTTGACTTGAAAGTCGTTGCCGTGAATTATTCGGCATATGAGTGAACGACTAAAAGGCACCCTGACCAAGCACCTTGCTGGCCGGGGTGTCATCATTTGGGCTGGAATGGCGATTCTCATTGCCGTCTCCAGCAGTGAATTCGTTACCCTTCTGCAAGAGGGATTTAGCGGTTCCTCAGACGTATCTATTCGCGGTGCCCTTGTTGGGGTGGGGCTCTGCGTAGCTCTAGCGTTAGGGTTTCGCTGGATCGCCGTATCTCTTGGCCTTTTCGTCGCGGGCGCATACTTCTTCTTGAATGATGCCTCGTTATTCTTCTGGACCATAGTTTCATTCATGGTGTTCGCATCACTAGCGGCCACTGTTAGTGCACGCAGCGTCCGAGGTCTTTTCCTGACGTTGACTGTTGCATGGATGGTGCAATTTGGAATTCAGGCTGGAAGCGATGCGGTACTGCTCGTGGCGTTGGTGCCGTTGACGCTCCTGGCCTACTTTTTAACGCGAAGTATCTATGTCTTGCGCGAGAAAAACACTGAAGCGGTACGACAAATGCAGAAAGCTCAGCAACAGACTCAACTAGCCATTGAGAGGGAGCGGAAGAACATCGCTCGCGATCTTCATGACATCGTCGCCCACGACATCACCATCGTGGTAATGCAATCAAAGGCCGCCAAGTTTGCTAATGATGGACAAATGGCTCTGGAGACCCTCGATGTCATATCCAAACTGAGTTCCGAGACCCTGCACGACTTGCGTCTGATGCTAAACGTTTTGAGAGCCGACGGAACGATGTCCGATGAGGCCGGGTCTGCTGTCGATAAACCTGCCGCAACGACGGTATATGCACTTCAGGGTGTGGATTTATTTGCTCAACGACTTCGAGACGCAAACTTTAAAGTGACCTCAACCACGGATGAGAAGATTTCGGAACTTCCTCGTTCGGCACAAACCGCGATCTATCGCGTGATGCAAGAAGGTACAACGAATGTCATAAAACACGGTGCCCCCGATACATCGTGCACTCTTGAGCTGGTGTCCAACGGAACTGAAGCTGTACTAGAAATTACTAATCAGATCGATGTTTCGGGTACGAAATCAAAGGGATTGCCTGAGGGTGGAAGCGGTTTGGTTGGAATGTCCGACCGAATGCGCGCTTTTGGAGGAAAGTTCTCGACCCGCGCCGAAAAAGGGCAGTGGATCCTTCGGGCCAGCATCCCGTTCTAAGCCCTGCCCTCCTACTAAAGTATGATTTCGAAATTCTTGTGAACGCGATAGGTTAGACATGTATCGGTGAAGACCGATCACCAATGAGGTACTTGGTGGTGTTTTGCGAGTGGCATCATGAAGGACCTGAGGTGATTAAAAGGTGCGTTGCATTGTTTGAACGGACTGATCTTTCATCGGCGGTTGCGCCCCCATCGCCCCGCCGTTGTCTGTCAGCAGTGCAGCGTACCTTTTATAACTTAAGTGCGAACTCTCAAAGGTTGCACGGATAGTAAATAATCTCTTCAAATAGTGATGGCTCCGGAGAA
The nucleotide sequence above comes from Glutamicibacter sp. B1. Encoded proteins:
- a CDS encoding ATP-dependent Clp protease ATP-binding subunit — translated: MPAFFGAPSDGSFEEFLSRFLSSRAQAARPIDITRLLSTRTHEAVATAAAISHEHGHDEIDSLHLLAALIRTEPIGEHLTAMGIDIEALSQDTIAHMPKSQEKGEKPTRLSSAAQRSLFDAYQVARNYGSTYIDPDHLFLAFVFNPESPVSHLLAQHGITGQSLQQAAMEQAQRAQNGGQDQGQEDSDASMLERYGTDLTALAADGQIDPVIGRDDELDQVVEILARRTKNNPVLIGEAGVGKTAIAEGLARAIVDDEVPEQIRGSRLISIDLPGMLAGTRYRGDFEQRLTGLLEEIADAEGQVLVFIDEMHLLVGAGSGESGNMDAANILKPRLARGELHLIGATTLDEFRKVEKDSALARRFGKVMVDEPSQEVALAILEGLRESYEDHHQVQYTPAALKAAVALSARYLTDRQLPDKAIDLIDIAGARRSIAAGDTEDVQSLRADLVEAEREKSRAIGEERYEDASAWRDHIAELTARINAAEEAGDAGITRVVDEAQISEVISRSTGIPTSRITGDDKSRLATLEQALHASVIGQKDAVSAVARAVRRNRTGLSPAGRPIGSFLFLGPTGVGKTELAKALATNLFGSSDSLVRVDMSEYGEKHTVARLIGAPPGYVGHDEPGQLTEKVRRNPYSVILLDEIEKAHPDVFNVLLQVLDDGRLTDSSGRTVDFSNTLILMTSNLGGEYLANRAGNFGFTSAKAGSEASEIRAKVMSKVREFMRPEFLNRLDEVLLFSKLSQSEIGQIVKLVIADTQQHLADQELDLEVSEAAVNWLASEGYDPEFGARPLRRLVQRKVQDAIADLLIDDSLTAGDTVLVDFAEDKLVVRKKVDAPTPPAQSEQVPSFFNN
- a CDS encoding sensor histidine kinase, with the protein product MSERLKGTLTKHLAGRGVIIWAGMAILIAVSSSEFVTLLQEGFSGSSDVSIRGALVGVGLCVALALGFRWIAVSLGLFVAGAYFFLNDASLFFWTIVSFMVFASLAATVSARSVRGLFLTLTVAWMVQFGIQAGSDAVLLVALVPLTLLAYFLTRSIYVLREKNTEAVRQMQKAQQQTQLAIERERKNIARDLHDIVAHDITIVVMQSKAAKFANDGQMALETLDVISKLSSETLHDLRLMLNVLRADGTMSDEAGSAVDKPAATTVYALQGVDLFAQRLRDANFKVTSTTDEKISELPRSAQTAIYRVMQEGTTNVIKHGAPDTSCTLELVSNGTEAVLEITNQIDVSGTKSKGLPEGGSGLVGMSDRMRAFGGKFSTRAEKGQWILRASIPF
- a CDS encoding AAA family ATPase → MDFSQMFLPVRRVEAIDPDALLRNQQWPFVLPVVRQLLHEGLDFGQVTIIVGENGTGKSTLVEALAMAYGMNAEGGSTGAMNATRPSESELWQQLKLERGAAASRKGFFLRAETMHNFYTYLEESRFQTRLHERSHGESFLDLVEERVPFIQGLWILDEPESALSLAGCARLMKLLRTIADGGSQIIISTHSPMLATFPEAQILEVGAWGLRESQFEHLQLVRQWQEFFDNPHGYWLRDSD
- a CDS encoding HutD family protein is translated as MSEAQATFAPESILELSKSAKKQWELGQVRLIAAGTLSDAGTLQRSSEAEATWQVSIRSIEKEASFTAALPAQVMTLIAGDFVQLEVEGEPHGLEPLRPLKFTSSAPVEASQPTEELLTVYVAADPQKVRPTVRVVELSKKREQYLFDGQLGILVQGSAVLLLGDQQQAINLRDTVAGSDAQEPRISGRGVMAVVSFDLA
- a CDS encoding alpha/beta hydrolase family protein, with amino-acid sequence MTQELSIPFNDSELSALLYPAEKARAFMILAHGSGAGKNHEFMTGYAQAVADLGISVLSFNFPYMDAGKKFPDKAPTAIAVWHQVRAWVDDHLASGLPVVVAGKSFGGRMASLAIAEGMPAKALIFLGYPLHAPKKEDKLRDEHLYPLTVPMLFLEGTKDPFANPSKMEAVVANLNESAELVWFEGGNHSFKVARSKRTVAQDGAWLASASVDFISRYAL
- a CDS encoding helix-turn-helix domain-containing protein; this encodes MDAIALGRRIRFLRKSKQMTLDDVSAVVDTAPSQLSLIENGKREPKLSLLKALAGVFDVGVDDLLGTEPPSRRAALEIELERAQRGPLYESLGLPTVRVGTRLPMDVLESLVGLQHELERRLNEQAATPEEARRANTALRQEMRRRNNYYKDIEQEAAKVLSAVGHDAGPLSHHRAADIAEHLGFSLRFVGNLPHSTRSVTDLKNMRIYLTQANRTEHDPRSVLLQALGHHVLGHKTPTDYFDFLSQRVATNYFAAALMLPEKSTVEYLRRAKNNRELAIEDLRDAFAVSYESAAHRFTNLATEHLGMTCHFQKVHESGILHKAYENDRVNFPADHTGAIEGQTICRYWTSRVVFEQMDKFRSFEQYTDTVNGTFWCSARTERHSSGLYSLSIGVPFEHVKWFRGRDTKERCQSTCPDENCCRRPPAHLSDQWFGNAWPATRANTHLLAAMPTGAFPGVDETEVYSFLQRQEG
- a CDS encoding response regulator transcription factor — protein: MEQIKVLIVDDEPLIRHALSTILATDHGIVTVFSAENGKQAIEYCSDHEVDVVLMDLQMPIMDGVSATRAIKSHIDSPAILAITAFSSDEYLIPVLTAGASGYLVKDSEPDEIINAVHAVHQGTAAISPSVSSDLISAVRNAYVDNSQTVEDLIYDLGITSREIQILKLLAQGLNNPEISKTLGITETTVKTHMAKIFAKLEVRDRVQALVAAARMGIVEIHKD